One stretch of Streptomyces agglomeratus DNA includes these proteins:
- a CDS encoding ABC transporter substrate-binding protein — protein MSRRTLLRGLGTAGALGALAGCGVPAAYVEPGDRAAEDRSERDHSLHFANWPLYIDTDDENASRRPTLDAFTERTGISVRYTEEINDNDEFFGKISPSLMNHQETGRDLVVISDWMAARFVRLGWVQEMDRAKQPNVAKYLDPQLRTPAFDAGRRHSVPWQSGITGIAYNRRKLGHDIRSTTQLWADDLRGKVTLFSGLDESFALLMQGEGADVTRWTADDFHAMCEQMEKLVARGHIRRFTGNDYIKDLASGDVLACQAYSGDVIQLRADNPDIEFVVPEEGAELWAESLMIPNLARHKRNAEKLVDHYYEPEVAAELAAWVNYVCPVPAARDILASAKDEETAALAEDPLIFPDDAMRRRLAIARDITAQERAGFAKKWNAIVGL, from the coding sequence GTGTCGCGCCGTACGCTGCTCCGGGGACTAGGGACAGCGGGCGCGCTGGGCGCGCTCGCCGGGTGCGGGGTGCCCGCCGCGTACGTCGAACCGGGCGACCGGGCCGCCGAGGACCGGTCGGAGCGCGACCACAGCCTCCACTTCGCCAACTGGCCGCTCTACATCGACACCGACGACGAGAACGCGTCGCGGCGGCCCACCCTCGACGCCTTCACCGAGCGGACCGGGATATCCGTCCGCTACACCGAGGAGATCAACGACAACGACGAGTTCTTCGGGAAGATCAGCCCCTCGCTGATGAACCACCAGGAGACCGGACGCGACCTGGTCGTCATCAGCGACTGGATGGCCGCCCGGTTCGTCCGCCTGGGCTGGGTGCAGGAAATGGACCGGGCGAAGCAGCCGAACGTCGCCAAGTACCTCGATCCGCAACTGCGTACCCCCGCCTTCGACGCGGGGCGGCGGCACTCCGTGCCCTGGCAGTCCGGGATCACCGGCATCGCGTACAACCGCAGGAAGCTCGGCCACGACATCCGCTCCACCACCCAGCTGTGGGCCGACGACCTGCGGGGCAAGGTGACGCTCTTCTCGGGTCTCGACGAGAGCTTCGCGCTGCTGATGCAGGGCGAGGGAGCCGACGTCACGCGCTGGACCGCCGACGACTTCCACGCGATGTGCGAGCAGATGGAGAAGCTGGTCGCCCGCGGACACATCAGGCGCTTCACCGGCAACGACTACATCAAGGACCTCGCGAGCGGCGACGTACTGGCCTGCCAGGCGTACTCGGGCGACGTCATCCAGCTCCGGGCGGACAACCCCGACATCGAGTTCGTGGTGCCGGAGGAGGGGGCGGAGCTGTGGGCCGAGAGCCTGATGATCCCCAACCTCGCCCGCCACAAGCGCAACGCCGAGAAGCTCGTCGACCACTACTACGAGCCCGAGGTCGCGGCGGAACTGGCGGCCTGGGTCAACTACGTCTGCCCCGTGCCGGCCGCGCGCGACATCCTGGCCTCCGCGAAGGACGAGGAGACCGCCGCACTCGCCGAGGACCCGCTGATCTTCCCGGACGACGCGATGCGCCGACGGCTGGCGATCGCGCGGGACATCACGGCGCAGGAGCGGGCCGGCTTCGCGAAGAAGTGGAACGCGATCGTCGGGCTGTAG
- a CDS encoding gamma-aminobutyraldehyde dehydrogenase encodes MTTELRRLRNYIDGEFREAADGRTIDVVNPATGDVYATSPLSGQEDVDAAMAAAARAFPAWRDTTPAERQKALLKIADAFEERAEELIAAESENTGKPLGLTRTEELPPMVDQIRFFAGAARLLEGRSAGEYMEGLTSIVRREPVGVCAQVAPWNYPMMMAVWKFAPALAAGNTVVLKPSDTTPASTVLMAEIIGSIVPKGVFNVVCGDRDTGRAMVEHPVPAMASITGSVRAGMQVAESAAKDVKRVHLELGGKAPVVVFDDTDIAKAVEDISLAGFFNAGQDCTAATRVLVQESIHDEFVTALAKAAQDTKTGQPDDEDVLYGPLNNANQLKQVSGFIDRLPAHAKVEAGGQQVGDKGYFYAPTVVSGLKQDDEIIQNEVFGPVITVQSFTDEAQALEWANGVEYALASSVWTKDHARAMRMSKNLDFGCVWINTHIPLVAEMPHGGFKKSGYGKDLSAYGFEDYTRIKHVMTSIEG; translated from the coding sequence GTGACCACCGAACTGCGCCGCCTGCGCAACTACATCGACGGAGAGTTCCGCGAAGCCGCCGACGGGCGGACCATCGACGTGGTCAACCCGGCCACAGGCGACGTGTACGCCACCTCGCCGCTCTCCGGCCAGGAGGACGTCGACGCCGCCATGGCGGCCGCCGCCCGCGCCTTCCCGGCCTGGCGCGACACCACGCCCGCCGAGCGCCAGAAGGCGCTGCTCAAGATCGCGGACGCCTTCGAGGAGCGCGCCGAGGAACTCATCGCGGCCGAGTCCGAGAACACGGGCAAGCCGCTCGGTCTCACGCGGACCGAGGAACTGCCGCCCATGGTTGACCAGATCCGCTTCTTCGCGGGTGCGGCGCGGCTGCTCGAAGGCCGCTCGGCCGGCGAGTACATGGAGGGTCTGACCTCCATCGTCCGCCGCGAGCCGGTCGGCGTCTGCGCGCAGGTCGCGCCGTGGAACTACCCGATGATGATGGCCGTGTGGAAGTTCGCCCCGGCGCTCGCCGCGGGCAACACCGTGGTCCTCAAGCCCTCGGACACGACGCCCGCGTCGACCGTCCTGATGGCCGAGATCATCGGCAGCATCGTCCCCAAGGGCGTCTTCAACGTCGTCTGCGGCGACCGTGACACCGGCCGCGCGATGGTCGAGCACCCGGTACCGGCGATGGCCTCCATCACCGGTTCCGTACGGGCCGGCATGCAGGTCGCCGAGTCCGCCGCCAAGGACGTCAAGCGCGTCCACCTGGAGCTCGGCGGCAAGGCGCCGGTCGTCGTCTTCGACGACACCGACATCGCCAAGGCCGTCGAGGACATCTCCCTCGCGGGCTTCTTCAACGCCGGCCAGGACTGTACGGCCGCGACCCGCGTCCTCGTACAGGAGTCGATCCACGACGAGTTCGTGACCGCGCTGGCCAAGGCCGCGCAGGACACGAAGACCGGGCAGCCGGACGACGAGGACGTGCTCTACGGCCCGCTGAACAACGCCAACCAGCTCAAGCAGGTCAGCGGCTTCATCGACCGCCTCCCGGCGCACGCCAAGGTCGAGGCGGGCGGCCAGCAGGTCGGCGACAAGGGCTACTTCTACGCCCCCACCGTCGTCTCCGGCCTCAAGCAGGACGACGAGATCATCCAGAACGAGGTCTTCGGCCCCGTCATCACCGTCCAGTCCTTCACGGACGAGGCGCAGGCCCTGGAGTGGGCCAACGGCGTCGAGTACGCGCTGGCGTCCTCGGTGTGGACCAAGGACCACGCGCGCGCGATGCGCATGTCCAAGAACCTCGACTTCGGCTGTGTGTGGATCAACACCCACATCCCGCTCGTCGCGGAGATGCCGCACGGCGGCTTCAAGAAGTCCGGTTACGGCAAGGACCTCTCGGCGTACGGCTTCGAGGACTACACGCGCATCAAGCACGTCATGACCTCGATCGAGGGCTGA
- a CDS encoding Lrp/AsnC family transcriptional regulator, which produces MHSEVVASRSTDSRTGNGASPTVDAVSLAIIEQLQEDGRRPYAAIGKAVGLSEAAVRQRVQKLLDQGVMQIVAVTDPLTVGFRRQAMVGINVEGDLDPVAEALTAMAECEYVVMTAGSFDLMVEIVCEDDDHLLEVINRRIRTLPGVRSTESFVYLKLKKQTYMWGTR; this is translated from the coding sequence GTGCACAGTGAAGTCGTGGCCAGTAGAAGCACAGATTCCAGAACCGGGAACGGCGCGTCCCCAACGGTCGACGCCGTCTCTCTGGCGATCATCGAGCAGCTCCAGGAGGACGGCCGCCGTCCCTACGCCGCCATCGGCAAGGCCGTCGGCCTCTCCGAGGCGGCCGTGCGCCAGCGCGTACAGAAGCTGCTCGACCAGGGCGTGATGCAGATCGTCGCCGTCACCGACCCGCTCACCGTGGGATTCCGGCGGCAGGCCATGGTCGGCATCAACGTCGAGGGCGACCTCGACCCCGTCGCCGAAGCGCTGACTGCCATGGCCGAATGCGAGTACGTGGTGATGACCGCGGGCTCCTTCGACCTCATGGTGGAGATCGTCTGCGAGGACGACGACCACCTGCTCGAAGTGATCAACCGACGGATCCGGACGCTCCCCGGCGTGCGATCCACCGAGAGCTTCGTCTACCTCAAGCTGAAGAAGCAGACCTATATGTGGGGAACCCGATAG
- a CDS encoding aspartate aminotransferase family protein: protein MGNPIVVSQDLSKTAYDHLWMHFTRMSSYENAPVPTIVRGEGTYIYDDKGKKYLDGLSGLFVVNAGHGRHELAETAYKQAQELAFFPIWSYAHPKAVELAERLANYAPGDLNKVFFTTGGGEAVETAWKLAKQYHKLTGNHTKYKVISRAVAYHGTPQGALSITGLPALKAPFEPLVPGAHKVPNTNIYRAPIHGDDPVAFGRWAADQIEQEILFEGPETVAAVFLEPVQNAGGCFPPPPGYFQRVREICDKYDVLLVSDEVICAFGRLGTMFACDKFDYVPDMITCAKGMTSGYSPIGACIISDRLAEPFYKGDNTFLHGYTFGGHPVSAAVGCTNLDIFEREGLNQHVLDNEDAFHSTLKKLNDLPIVGDVRGNGFFYGIELVKDKATKETFTDEETERVLYGFLSKALFENGLYCRADDRGDPVVQLAPPLISTQETFDEIEGILRQVLTEAWTKL, encoded by the coding sequence GTGGGGAACCCGATAGTCGTGAGCCAGGACCTCTCCAAGACCGCGTACGACCACCTGTGGATGCATTTCACCCGCATGTCGTCCTACGAGAACGCACCCGTGCCCACCATCGTGCGTGGTGAGGGCACCTACATCTACGACGACAAGGGCAAGAAGTACCTCGACGGTCTCTCCGGCCTGTTCGTGGTCAACGCCGGTCACGGCCGGCACGAGCTCGCCGAGACCGCGTACAAGCAGGCGCAGGAGCTGGCCTTCTTCCCGATCTGGTCGTACGCGCACCCCAAGGCCGTGGAGCTGGCCGAGCGCCTCGCGAACTACGCGCCGGGCGACCTCAACAAGGTCTTCTTCACCACCGGCGGCGGCGAGGCGGTCGAGACCGCGTGGAAGCTGGCGAAGCAGTACCACAAGCTCACCGGCAACCACACGAAGTACAAGGTGATCTCCCGCGCGGTGGCCTACCACGGCACCCCGCAGGGCGCCCTGTCCATCACCGGTCTGCCGGCCCTCAAGGCCCCCTTCGAGCCGCTCGTACCGGGCGCGCACAAGGTCCCGAACACCAACATCTACCGCGCGCCGATCCACGGCGACGACCCGGTCGCCTTCGGCCGCTGGGCCGCCGACCAGATCGAGCAGGAGATCCTCTTCGAGGGCCCCGAGACCGTCGCGGCCGTCTTCCTGGAGCCGGTGCAGAACGCCGGTGGCTGTTTCCCGCCGCCGCCCGGGTACTTCCAGCGGGTCCGCGAGATCTGCGACAAGTACGACGTGCTGCTCGTCTCGGACGAGGTCATCTGCGCCTTCGGCCGCCTCGGCACGATGTTCGCCTGCGACAAGTTCGACTACGTGCCGGACATGATCACCTGCGCCAAGGGCATGACGTCGGGCTACTCCCCGATCGGCGCGTGCATCATCTCGGACCGTCTCGCCGAGCCGTTCTACAAGGGTGACAACACCTTCCTGCACGGCTACACCTTCGGTGGCCACCCGGTCTCCGCGGCGGTCGGCTGCACGAACCTCGACATCTTCGAGCGCGAGGGCCTCAACCAGCACGTTCTCGACAACGAGGACGCGTTCCACTCGACACTGAAGAAGCTCAACGACCTGCCGATCGTCGGCGACGTCCGCGGCAACGGCTTCTTCTACGGCATCGAGCTGGTGAAGGACAAGGCCACGAAGGAGACCTTCACGGACGAGGAGACGGAGCGCGTGCTCTACGGCTTCCTCTCCAAGGCCCTCTTCGAGAACGGTCTGTACTGCCGCGCCGACGACCGTGGCGACCCGGTCGTCCAGCTCGCGCCGCCGCTGATCTCCACCCAGGAGACCTTCGACGAGATCGAGGGCATCCTGCGCCAGGTGCTCACGGAGGCCTGGACCAAGCTCTGA
- a CDS encoding ABC transporter ATP-binding protein, whose amino-acid sequence MVAPPDNDVLWARSLHYSHSGSPALTGVSLGVREGEILAVSGPRGSGKTTLLRCLSGRLVPQQGEVWFNSTPVHTMPAALRERLRRDRFGWVGPEPALVPELKAWENAALPLLLHGASHRAAKKAAMEWLERLDIGMIARKRPAALLQSQRQRVAVARALVTTPSVIFADEPTAPLHRTDRAQVLRTLTTAARSHRITVLLATHDAEVATLADRTLTLLDGRRVNSVQPDGADDAEGRAACSLSV is encoded by the coding sequence ATGGTGGCCCCGCCCGACAACGATGTGCTGTGGGCACGCTCCCTGCACTACTCCCACAGCGGCTCCCCCGCCCTCACCGGCGTCTCGCTCGGTGTGCGCGAGGGCGAGATCCTCGCCGTCAGCGGTCCGCGCGGCAGCGGTAAGACGACCCTCCTGCGGTGCCTCTCCGGCCGGCTCGTCCCCCAGCAGGGCGAGGTGTGGTTCAACAGCACGCCCGTGCACACCATGCCCGCCGCTCTGCGCGAGCGGCTGCGCCGCGACCGGTTCGGCTGGGTCGGACCCGAGCCCGCGCTCGTACCGGAACTGAAGGCATGGGAGAACGCCGCCCTCCCCCTCCTCCTGCACGGTGCCTCCCACCGCGCCGCCAAGAAGGCCGCGATGGAGTGGCTGGAACGGCTCGACATCGGCATGATCGCCCGCAAGCGCCCGGCCGCTCTCCTCCAGTCCCAGCGCCAGCGGGTCGCGGTGGCCCGCGCCCTCGTCACCACCCCCTCGGTGATCTTCGCGGACGAGCCGACGGCGCCGCTGCACCGCACGGACCGGGCGCAGGTGCTGCGCACGCTCACCACGGCGGCCCGCTCCCACCGGATCACGGTGCTGCTGGCCACGCACGACGCGGAGGTGGCGACGCTCGCGGACCGTACGCTGACGCTGCTCGACGGGCGCCGCGTGAACTCCGTACAGCCGGACGGCGCCGACGACGCGGAAGGCCGGGCCGCGTGCTCGCTCTCCGTCTAG
- a CDS encoding LOG family protein, producing MPELTDRAQDPAHDREIETLAEFDEAVARGSLGGCRVQAVDLTARTPDLLAVDNSGAVFLGCPMHPDGLAKARADGALVFPPVPDLPFDPYRGLLYTADALFEHLDQGYDATPDALAYAWFQRTRADGDIFASMLRSIHDDAVSDALDEHLAGARVVGVMGGHAMARGTSAYAGAARLGRTLARGGATVATGGGPGAMEAANLGAYMAPFQDDSALDEAVELLAKTPSFTPSVTDWARAAFDVRERWPSGGDSVGLPTWFYGHEPPNAFAGHIAKYFANATREDGLLARCNGGVVFLPGAAGTVQEIFDNATPNYYESRGEPTPMVLVNRAHWTERLPTWPLLQSLAEGRPMESRIALVDTVGEAPAALARLAV from the coding sequence GTGCCTGAACTCACCGACCGCGCCCAAGACCCCGCCCACGACCGCGAGATCGAAACCCTCGCCGAGTTCGACGAGGCCGTCGCCCGCGGCTCCCTCGGCGGCTGCCGCGTCCAGGCCGTCGACCTGACGGCCCGCACCCCGGACCTGCTCGCCGTCGACAACTCCGGCGCCGTGTTCCTCGGCTGTCCCATGCACCCCGACGGACTCGCCAAGGCCCGCGCGGACGGCGCGCTCGTCTTCCCGCCCGTCCCCGACCTGCCGTTCGACCCGTACCGGGGGCTGCTCTACACCGCCGACGCCCTCTTCGAGCACCTGGACCAGGGGTACGACGCCACGCCCGACGCCCTGGCGTACGCCTGGTTCCAGCGCACCAGGGCCGACGGTGACATATTCGCCTCGATGCTCCGCTCCATCCACGACGACGCCGTCTCCGACGCCCTCGACGAGCACCTCGCGGGCGCGCGGGTCGTGGGCGTCATGGGCGGCCACGCCATGGCCCGCGGCACCAGCGCCTACGCGGGCGCGGCCCGCCTCGGCCGTACGCTCGCCCGCGGCGGCGCGACCGTGGCGACCGGCGGCGGCCCCGGCGCGATGGAGGCGGCGAACCTCGGCGCGTACATGGCCCCCTTCCAGGACGACTCCGCGCTCGACGAGGCGGTCGAGCTCCTCGCCAAGACCCCCTCCTTCACCCCGTCCGTCACCGACTGGGCCCGCGCCGCCTTCGACGTGCGCGAGCGCTGGCCCTCCGGAGGCGACTCCGTCGGCCTGCCCACCTGGTTCTACGGTCACGAGCCGCCGAACGCCTTCGCCGGCCACATCGCCAAGTACTTCGCCAACGCCACCCGCGAGGACGGGCTCCTCGCGCGCTGCAACGGTGGCGTCGTGTTCCTGCCCGGCGCGGCCGGGACGGTCCAGGAGATCTTCGACAACGCGACCCCCAACTACTACGAGTCGCGCGGCGAACCGACCCCCATGGTCCTCGTCAACCGCGCCCACTGGACCGAGAGGCTCCCCACCTGGCCTCTCCTCCAGTCCCTCGCCGAGGGCCGCCCGATGGAGTCACGCATCGCCCTGGTCGACACCGTCGGAGAGGCCCCGGCGGCGCTGGCCCGGCTGGCCGTCTAG
- a CDS encoding glycosyltransferase family 4 protein, with the protein MTRTLVVTNDFPPRQGGIETFVHAMTSRFPADGVVVHTSREPGWEAYDATLPYPVVRAPVRTLLPTRRTAARSAAIARRYGCDRVWFGAAAPLGLMALRLRGGTGIRTAVATTHGHEVWWARTPGARGLLRRVGARADTVTYLGASTRAPIAAAMGPGARLERLVPGVDTGVFRPGLNAAPVRQRYGLGDRPVILCAARLVARKGQDTLIRALGEVRRAVPDAVLLLVGDGPYERRLRRLAAACRVADRVVFAGGHPHGAMPSFYAAADVFAMPCRTRRRGLEVEGLGIVFLEAAASGLPVLVGDSGGAPDTVRDGETGYVVDGRSGAAVADRLVRMLTDPLLARAMGEKGRERVRTEWSWDRSYERLVALLDGQPGQRRRGLSDGVDQGDA; encoded by the coding sequence ATGACCCGGACCCTCGTCGTCACCAACGACTTCCCGCCCAGGCAGGGCGGCATCGAAACCTTCGTACACGCCATGACCAGCCGCTTCCCCGCCGACGGCGTCGTGGTCCACACCTCGCGCGAGCCGGGCTGGGAGGCGTACGACGCGACGCTCCCGTACCCCGTCGTCCGCGCGCCCGTGCGGACGCTGCTCCCGACCCGGCGGACCGCCGCCCGGTCGGCCGCGATAGCCCGGCGCTACGGCTGCGACCGGGTGTGGTTCGGGGCCGCCGCGCCGCTCGGACTGATGGCGCTGCGGCTGCGCGGCGGGACGGGCATACGGACCGCCGTCGCCACGACGCACGGCCACGAGGTGTGGTGGGCGCGCACGCCCGGCGCGCGCGGGCTCCTGCGGCGGGTCGGGGCGCGGGCCGACACGGTGACGTACCTCGGGGCGAGCACGCGCGCCCCGATCGCGGCCGCGATGGGACCGGGCGCGCGACTGGAGCGGCTCGTGCCGGGCGTCGACACCGGCGTCTTCCGGCCCGGCCTCAACGCGGCGCCTGTGCGCCAGCGGTACGGCCTCGGGGACCGGCCGGTGATCCTCTGCGCCGCGCGGCTCGTCGCCCGCAAGGGGCAGGACACGCTGATCAGGGCGCTGGGCGAGGTGCGGCGCGCGGTGCCGGACGCCGTGCTGCTGCTGGTGGGCGACGGCCCGTACGAGCGCCGGCTGCGCCGGCTGGCCGCCGCGTGCCGGGTCGCCGACCGCGTCGTCTTCGCGGGCGGCCACCCGCACGGCGCCATGCCGTCCTTCTACGCCGCCGCCGACGTCTTCGCGATGCCCTGCCGCACGCGCAGGCGCGGACTGGAGGTGGAGGGGCTCGGGATCGTGTTCCTGGAAGCGGCGGCGAGCGGGCTGCCGGTCCTGGTGGGCGACTCGGGCGGTGCGCCGGACACCGTACGGGACGGCGAGACGGGGTACGTCGTCGACGGGCGGTCCGGCGCGGCGGTCGCCGACCGGCTGGTGCGGATGCTCACCGACCCCCTTCTCGCCCGGGCGATGGGCGAGAAGGGACGGGAACGGGTCCGTACGGAGTGGAGCTGGGACCGGTCGTACGAGCGGCTCGTCGCGTTGCTAGACGGCCAGCCGGGCCAGCGCCGCCGGGGCCTCTCCGACGGTGTCGACCAGGGCGATGCGTGA
- a CDS encoding glycosyltransferase 87 family protein has protein sequence MSDLRVPVRIPSVRRERGLWAACAAAALALAALSDLAPHRVWGLTAALGYAAAAFTASRAVAVAGAVVLPLGVLLATGLAQLEVAVVERAGDRLAATGGPYLPAPSAVADFNPYLPGMAVFGLLPGDARWWTGAVFAGALAAAAGRSGRTAWLVACPVVAMPLCVGGTDLPVVGLMCLGTVLAGRRRSWQAGLVLGVAAALKWTAWPALAVACALLAVRSGGRPAGRFAAVALGTGAVAVVPFLLADPGGFHANVVAFPLGLGAAASPAASPLPGHLLAAYVPGGTVIALSLLAVSALLLALSLCVRPPFTVRAAADRLALGLGLAMSLMPATRFGYLVYPLVLWALPRCGARPAPVPRKAIS, from the coding sequence ATGAGTGATCTCCGTGTCCCGGTGCGCATACCGTCCGTCCGGCGTGAGCGCGGGCTGTGGGCCGCGTGCGCCGCCGCCGCGCTCGCGCTCGCCGCGCTGTCGGACCTCGCGCCCCACCGGGTGTGGGGCCTGACCGCCGCGCTCGGGTACGCCGCCGCCGCGTTCACCGCCTCCAGGGCGGTGGCCGTCGCCGGCGCGGTGGTGCTGCCGCTCGGCGTGCTCCTCGCCACCGGGCTCGCGCAGCTCGAAGTGGCCGTCGTGGAACGGGCGGGGGACCGGCTCGCGGCGACCGGCGGCCCGTACCTCCCCGCCCCCTCCGCCGTCGCCGACTTCAACCCGTACCTGCCGGGCATGGCGGTGTTCGGTCTGCTGCCCGGCGACGCTCGCTGGTGGACGGGCGCGGTCTTCGCCGGGGCGCTTGCCGCGGCGGCGGGCCGCAGCGGGCGGACGGCGTGGCTGGTCGCGTGCCCGGTCGTCGCCATGCCCCTGTGCGTGGGCGGTACGGACCTGCCCGTCGTCGGCCTGATGTGCCTGGGGACGGTGCTGGCCGGGCGGCGCCGGTCCTGGCAGGCGGGACTGGTGCTCGGCGTGGCCGCCGCGCTCAAGTGGACGGCGTGGCCCGCGCTCGCGGTCGCCTGCGCGCTGCTCGCCGTACGGAGCGGGGGGCGGCCGGCGGGGCGGTTCGCCGCCGTGGCGCTGGGGACCGGGGCGGTGGCCGTCGTGCCGTTCCTCCTCGCGGATCCCGGCGGCTTCCACGCCAACGTCGTCGCCTTCCCGCTCGGCCTCGGTGCGGCCGCCTCGCCCGCCGCCAGCCCGCTGCCCGGTCACCTCCTCGCCGCGTACGTGCCCGGCGGCACGGTGATCGCCCTGTCGCTGCTCGCGGTGAGCGCCCTGCTGCTGGCCCTCTCGCTGTGCGTACGGCCGCCCTTCACCGTCCGCGCCGCCGCGGACCGCCTCGCGCTCGGCCTCGGGCTCGCCATGTCCCTGATGCCGGCCACCCGCTTCGGCTACCTCGTCTACCCGCTGGTGCTCTGGGCGCTGCCCCGGTGCGGAGCGCGCCCGGCCCCCGTCCCGCGAAAGGCCATCTCATGA
- a CDS encoding sensor histidine kinase, giving the protein MSSSARRRFRAWIAAPSYPWITGGALTAGAVVELFAYPGSVTIAVGVLLSAASLMWRRSCPPVAVLTVAAGLVAFAAGSSLYICTIVSGLAGFYTLGRHRVHHPAILLAGGVLGSLAVNLAHIADWSRQDDLPVPALGGPGSLGLFAEAFVLSVVLLGAVSMGDAVRSREETRRERGLAQAQLIAMERRQAAEAERAAIARELHDIVSHSVSMIAVQAESATYTTPGLTPEARDGFQQIASTARSSMAELRRLLGVLRTGQQDGPALTAPQPTLAHLPELLDQHRAVGGRAELEITGEQVALPAAWELSAYRIVQEALTNARKHAPGARTVVEIDYGAGRLGLRIGDDGPGPAAPVLAGHGLTGMRERAALVGGRLSAGPGPDGGFVVEGELPW; this is encoded by the coding sequence ATGAGTTCGTCCGCCCGGCGGCGCTTTCGCGCGTGGATCGCCGCCCCCTCCTACCCGTGGATCACCGGTGGCGCGCTGACGGCCGGCGCGGTCGTGGAGCTGTTCGCCTACCCCGGCTCGGTGACGATCGCGGTGGGCGTGCTGCTCTCCGCCGCTTCGCTGATGTGGCGGCGCTCCTGCCCGCCCGTCGCCGTACTCACCGTCGCCGCGGGCCTGGTGGCCTTCGCGGCCGGCAGCAGCCTCTACATCTGCACCATCGTCAGCGGACTCGCCGGCTTCTACACACTGGGCCGCCACCGCGTGCACCACCCGGCGATCCTCCTCGCGGGCGGTGTGCTGGGTTCCCTCGCCGTGAACCTGGCGCACATCGCCGACTGGTCCCGGCAGGACGACCTGCCGGTCCCGGCCCTCGGCGGCCCCGGTTCGCTGGGGCTCTTCGCCGAGGCGTTCGTCCTGTCGGTGGTGCTGCTGGGGGCCGTGTCGATGGGGGACGCGGTACGGTCCCGGGAGGAGACCCGGCGCGAACGCGGCCTCGCACAGGCCCAGTTGATTGCGATGGAGCGGCGGCAGGCCGCCGAGGCGGAACGCGCGGCGATCGCCCGTGAGCTGCACGACATCGTCTCCCACTCGGTGTCGATGATCGCGGTGCAGGCGGAGAGCGCGACGTACACCACCCCGGGGCTCACGCCCGAGGCCCGCGACGGCTTCCAGCAGATCGCCTCCACCGCCCGCTCCTCGATGGCGGAACTGCGCCGCCTCCTCGGCGTACTGCGCACAGGGCAGCAGGACGGCCCCGCCCTCACCGCGCCCCAGCCGACCCTCGCCCACCTCCCCGAACTGCTCGACCAGCACCGGGCGGTGGGCGGCCGGGCCGAGCTCGAGATCACCGGCGAGCAGGTCGCGCTGCCCGCCGCGTGGGAGCTTTCGGCGTACCGCATCGTGCAGGAGGCGCTGACCAACGCGCGCAAGCACGCGCCGGGCGCCCGTACGGTGGTGGAGATCGATTACGGCGCCGGCCGACTGGGCCTGCGGATAGGCGACGACGGCCCGGGCCCCGCCGCGCCGGTCCTGGCCGGCCACGGCCTGACCGGGATGCGCGAGCGGGCGGCGCTGGTGGGCGGCCGGCTGAGCGCGGGGCCCGGCCCGGACGGCGGATTCGTGGTGGAGGGGGAGCTGCCTTGGTGA
- a CDS encoding response regulator, whose protein sequence is MVIRAMVADDQAVVRTGFVSLLGTQDDIEVVGEAEDGAQAVRVAAETRPDLALLDIRMPHKNGIEAAREILAASDGATKVLMLTTFGLDEYVYEALAAGAGGFLLKDATFPELLHAVRVVAAGNALLSPEITKRLIGQFISARSAARPVRTVEDLTAREVEVLVLIAQGLSNADIAGRLTITDHTVKTHINRLFAKMGLRDRAQAVILAYELGLVRPGTQP, encoded by the coding sequence TTGGTGATCAGGGCGATGGTGGCGGACGATCAGGCGGTCGTCCGTACGGGCTTCGTGAGCCTGCTCGGCACGCAGGACGACATCGAGGTGGTGGGCGAGGCCGAGGACGGCGCGCAGGCGGTCAGGGTCGCCGCCGAGACCCGCCCGGACCTGGCGCTGCTCGACATCCGGATGCCGCACAAGAACGGCATCGAGGCCGCCCGCGAGATCCTCGCCGCCTCGGACGGCGCGACGAAGGTGCTGATGCTGACGACCTTCGGTCTGGACGAGTACGTGTACGAGGCGCTGGCCGCCGGGGCGGGCGGCTTCCTGCTCAAGGACGCGACGTTCCCCGAACTCCTGCACGCGGTGCGGGTGGTGGCGGCCGGGAACGCGCTCCTGTCGCCCGAGATCACCAAACGGCTCATCGGGCAGTTCATCAGCGCGCGGTCCGCCGCGCGGCCGGTGCGCACGGTCGAGGACCTGACGGCGCGGGAGGTGGAGGTGCTGGTGCTGATCGCGCAGGGCCTGTCGAACGCGGACATCGCCGGGCGGCTGACGATCACGGATCACACGGTGAAGACCCACATCAACCGGCTCTTCGCGAAGATGGGCCTGAGGGACCGGGCCCAGGCGGTCATCCTGGCGTACGAACTGGGCCTGGTCCGGCCGGGCACACAGCCCTGA